The following are encoded in a window of Primulina eburnea isolate SZY01 chromosome 4, ASM2296580v1, whole genome shotgun sequence genomic DNA:
- the LOC140830076 gene encoding uncharacterized protein has protein sequence MSTASFTPVPNGPTAPAYGEKPPKVSCADFKRWQQKMLFYLTTLSLSRFLKEDSPVIVVDDNDSQRRNVVDAWNHSDFLCRNYILNGLDDTFYSVYCSVKTAKELRHSLEKKYKTEDAGVKKFVVGKFLDFRMVDAKSVISQVQEIQIIIHDLLAEGMDINEPFQVAAIIEKLPPMWKDFKNYLKNKRKELKLEDLIVRLRIEEDSRSSEARTHKITMEAEAKANLTESSTSHKRKCPQIEK, from the coding sequence ATGTCTACTGCATCATTCACTCCCGTGCCCAATGGCCCTACCGCCCCTGCTTATGGAGAAAAGCCTCCAAAAGTTTCTTGTGCCGACTTCAAACGGTGGCAACAGAAGATGCTCTTCTACCTCACAACACTGAGCCTATCTCGATTCCTTAAAGAGGATTCCCCTGTTATTGTTGTGGATGATAATGACTCCCAACGAAGGAATGTTGTTGATGCATGGAACCACAGTGACTTCCTTTGCCGCAACTACATTTTAAATGGACTAGACGACACGTTCTACAGTGTCTACTGCTCTGTCAAGACCGCCAAGGAGTTGAGGCACTCGCTGGAGAAAAAATACAAGACAGAGGATGCAGGAGTCAAGAAGTTCGTAGTGGGTAAATTCCTTGACTTCAGAATGGTGGACGCCAAATCTGTAATAAGCCAGGTACAAgaaattcaaattattattcATGACTTATTGGCAGAGGGGATGgatatcaatgaaccattccAAGTGGCGGCGATAATTGAGAAATTGCCACCAATGTGGAAAGACTTCAAGAACTACCTTAAGAACAAGCGCAAGGAGTTGAAGCTTGAAGATCTGATTGTGAGGCTTCGTATTGAGGAAGATAGCCGATCTTCTGAGGCCAGAACACACAAGATAACAATGGAGGCCGAGGCCAAGGCCAATCTAACAGAATCGAGCACCAGCCACAAGAGAAAGTGCCCTCAAATTGAGAAATGA